One Papaver somniferum cultivar HN1 chromosome 10, ASM357369v1, whole genome shotgun sequence genomic window carries:
- the LOC113317632 gene encoding cullin-1-like, which produces MAMNERKTIDLDQGWDFMQKGITKLKSILEGHPEPQFSSEDYMMLYTTIYNMCTQKPPHDYSQQLYEKYKESFEEYINSTVLPSLREKHDEFMLRELVKRWANHKVMVRWLSRFFHYLDRYFIARRSLPALNEVGLTCFRDLVYREINGKVRDAVISLIDQEREGEQIDRALLKNVLDIFVEIGMGSMDSYENDFESAMLKDTAAYYSRKASNWILEDSCPDYMLKAEECLRREKDRVAHYLHSSSEQKLLEKVQHELLSVYASQLLEKEHSGCHALLRDDKVDDLTRMFRLFSRIPRLEPVSNIFKQHVTAEGTALVKQAEDAASSKKAEKRDVVGLQEQIFVRKVIELHDKYMTYVGSCFSGHSLFHKALKEAFEVFCNKGVAGSSSAELLATFCDNILKKGGSEKLSDEAIEETLEKVVKLLAYISDKDLFAEFYRKKLARRLLFDKSANDDHERSILTKLKQQCGGQFTSKMEGMVTDLTLARENQTNFEEYLSGNAHANPGIDLTVTVLTTGFWPSYKSFDLNLPAEMVKCVEVFKEFYQTKTKHRKLTWIYSLGTCNLNGKFDPKTMELIVTTYQASALLLFNSSDKLSYSEIMTQLNLTDDDIVRLLHSLSCAKYKILTKEPSTKTISSTDVFEFNSNFTDKMRRIKIPLPPVDEKKKVIEDVDKDRRYAIDASIVRIMKSRKVLGHQNLVMECVEQLGRMFKPDFKAIKKRIEDLITRDYLERDKDNPNMFRYLA; this is translated from the exons ATGGCGATGAATGAAAGAAAGACGATTGATTTAGATCAAGGATGGGATTTTATGCAAAAGGGTATTACCAAATTGAAGAGTATCCTTGAAGGACATCCTGAACCACAATTTAGTTCTGAGGATTACATGATGCTTTACAC GACTATCTACAATATGTGCACTCAAAAACCCCCCCATGATTACTCGCAACAGTTATACGAGAAGTACAAAGAGTCTTTTGAAGAATACATTAATTCTACT GTTCTGCCATCATTAAGAGAGAAGCACGATGAGTTTATGTTAAGGGAGCTCGTGAAGAGATGGGCAAATCATAAAGTTATGGTCAGGTGGCTTTCTAGGTTTTTCCATTATCTTGATCGTTATTTCATAGCTCGGAGGTCTCTTCCAGCACTTAATGAAGTTGGGCTCACTTGCTTCCGCGACTTG GTGTATCGGGAGATCAATGGTAAAGTTAGAGATGCTGTAATATCACTG ATTGATCAAGAAAGAGAGGGAGAGCAGATTGATCGAGCATTGCTGAAGAATGTTTTAGATATCTTTGTTGAAATCGGAATGGGAAGCATGGATTCTTATGAAAACGATTTCGAGTCAGCAATGCTAAAAGATACCGCTGCTTATTATTCTCGAAAAGCTTCTAACTGGATTCTAGAAGATTCATGTCCAGATTACATGTTAAAG GCTGAGGAGTGCTTAAGAAGGGAGAAGGACAGAGTTGCTCATTACCTGCACTCAAGCAGTGAGCAGAAGTTATTGGAG AAAGTGCAACACGAGTTGTTGTCTGTATATGCAAGCCAGCTACTTGAAAAGGAACACTCCGGATGTCATGCTTTGCTAAGAGATGATAAG GTGGACGATCTCACAAGGATGTTTAGGCTATTTTCTAGAATCCCTCGTCTAGAACCAGTATCTAATATATTTAAACAG CATGTTACTGCCGAAGGCACAGCCTTGGTCAAGCAGGCAGAAGATGCAGCAAGCAGCAAGAAG GCTGAGAAAAGAGACGTAGTTGGTTTGCAAGAACAG ATTTTTGTTAGAAAAGTTATCGAGCTGCATGACAAATACATGACATACGTGGGCAGCTGCTTTAGCGGTCACTCTCTTTTTCACAAG GCACTGAAAGAGGCTTTTGAGGTCTTTTGCAATAAGGGTGTTGCTGGTAGCTCTAGTGCAGAGCTTCTAGCTACTTTCTGTGATAACATTCTTAAAAAGGGAGGAAGTGAGAAATTGAGTGATGAAGCCATTGAAGAAACACTAGAGAAG GTAGTGAAGCTGCTTGCCTATATTAGTGATAAAGATCTTTTTGCAGAGTTCTATAG GAAAAAACTTGCTCGTAGACTTCTATTTGACAAGAGCGCAAATGACGACCATGAAAGGAGCATTTTGACAAAACTGAAGCAGCAATGCGGTGGACAGTTCACATCGAAGATGGAAGGGATG GTCACTGATTTGACATTAGCTAGGGAGAACCAGACCAACTTTGAGGAGTACCTCAGTGGCAATGCACATGCAAATCCTGGGATTGACTTGACAGTAACTGTCCTAACTACTGGATTCTGGCCGAGCTATAAATCTTTCGATTTAAATCTACCTGCAGAGATG gtAAAGTGTGTTGAGGTCTTTAAGGagttctatcaaacaaaaacTAAACACAGAAAACTTACTTGGATATACTCACTCGGTACCTGTAACCTTAATGGAAAATTTGATCCAAAAACTATGGAGCTGATTGTCACAACTTACCAG GCCTCCGCGTTGCTGCTATTCAACTCATCAGATAAGTTAAGTTATTCAGAAATCATGACTCAGTTGAACTTGACTGATGATGACATCGTTAGACTGCTTCATTCCCTCTCCTGCGCAAAATATAAGATTCTTACCAAGGAACCAAGCACCAAAACCATCTCTTCAACTGATGTCTTCGAGTTCAAttccaattttactgacaaaatgaGGAGAATAAAG ATTCCTCTTCCACCTGTGGATGAAAAGAAGAAAGTGATTGAGGATGTCGATAAAGATAGACGGTACGCCATTGATGCTTCGATTGTACGGATCATGAAGAGCCGAAAGGTTTTGGGACATCAAAACTTGGTGATGGAATGTGTTGAGCAGTTAGGCCGCATGTTTAAG CCCGATTTCAAGGCAATTAAGAAGCGAATAGAAGATCTTATCACTCGGGATTATTTGGAGAGAGACAAGGACAATCCAAACATGTTCAGGTACCTTGCCTGA